A stretch of Geotrypetes seraphini chromosome 2, aGeoSer1.1, whole genome shotgun sequence DNA encodes these proteins:
- the SSTR3 gene encoding somatostatin receptor type 3: MNPTVLSFTTPCTYGQENSSYIWQGSVLANHTVDISLGANLRSILIPLVYLIVCVVGLSGNTLVIYVVLRYSVTESVTNVYILNLALADELFMLGLPFLAVQNALSYWPFGSLMCRLVMTVDGINQFTSIFCLTVMSVDRYLAVVHPIKSSKWRKPQVAKIVNATVWVLSFLVVLPVVIYSDVPKGRKTCYIEWPEPSSVWKASFIIYTSTLGFFGPLLVICLCYLLIIIKFKSSGKKVQATSSKRKKSEQKVTRMVVIVVVVFVLCWLPFYILNIINVVHPLPEEPSLFGVYFFVVVLSYANSCANPVIYGFLSSRFKQGFRRVLLRSSRRVENEEMTYPQQEGKGQRGNEMTEVSKISQNGNGQEHPMISDGKQKTLPEELMSLEKTNVLGISYL; encoded by the coding sequence ATGAATCCAACAGTTCTCAGCTTTACAACTCCATGCACATATGGACAGGAAAACTCCTCATACATTTGGCAAGGGAGTGTACTAGCCAACCACACTGTAGATATCAGCCTGGGTGCCAATCTGCGTAGCATCCTGATCCCTTTAGTGTATCTCATTGTGTGCGTGGTTGGTTTGAGTGGGAACACATTAGTGATCTATGTAGTTCTGCGTTATTCTGTGACAGAGTCGGTCACCAATGTGTATATCCTCAACTTGGCCTTGGCAGATGAGCTGTTTATGCTGGGGCTTCCTTTCCTAGCTGTACAAAATGccctttcctactggccatttggGTCTCTCATGTGCCGACTAGTTATGACAGTGGATGGCATCAATCAGTTCACTAGCATCTTCTGCCTCACTGTGATGAGTGTTGACCGCTATCTTGCTGTGGTACACCCAATAAAGTCTTCAAAATGGCGGAAGCCCCAAGTGGCAAAGATAGTCAATGCTACAGTATGGGTGCTTTCCTTCTTGGTAGTGCTGCCAGTGGTCATATATTCTGATGTACCCAAGGGGAGAAAGACCTGTTATATTGAATGGCCAGAACCATCCTCTGTTTGGAAGGCTAGCTTCATCATTTACACATCCACGCTGGGTTTCTTTGGGCCTCTCCTTGTCATCTGTCTCTGCTATTTGCTCATCATCATTAAATTTAAGTCATCTGGCAAGAAGGTACAAGCCACATCATCCAAACGTAAGAAGTCAGAGCAGAAGGTTACACGTATGGTAGTCATCGTAGTAGTGGTCTTTGTTCTCTGTTGGCTACCATTCTACATCCTGAATATCATCAATGTAGTGCACCCCCTGCCTGAGGAGCCGTCCCTCTTTggtgtttatttttttgttgttgtcctTTCCTATGCTAACAGTTGTGCCAACCCTGTCATCTATGGCTTCCTTTCATCTCGATTCAAGCAAGGTTTCCGAAGGGTGTTGCTGCGCTCCTCACGGCGTGTGGAGAATGAAGAGATGACCTATCCACAGCAGGAGGGTAAAGGGCAACGGGGGAATGAGATGACTGAGGTCAGCAAAATTTCCCAGAATGGGAATGGGCAGGAACACCCAATGATAAGTGACGGCAAACAGAAAACACTTCCTGAGGAACTTATGAGTCTGGAAAAGACAAATGTGTTGGGAATCAGTTatttatga